One genomic region from Quercus robur chromosome 4, dhQueRobu3.1, whole genome shotgun sequence encodes:
- the LOC126720464 gene encoding nuclear transcription factor Y subunit C-2, translating into MDQSEQTQKQQQQQQQPVVGVSTGANQMAYAAPNYQTAAMVASGTPAVGVHSPTQPPNTFSNSSHQLAYQQAQHFHHQQQQQQQQQLQMFWANQMQEIEQTNDFKNHSLPLARIKKIMKADEDVRMISAEAPVIFAKACEMFILELTLRSWIHTEENKRRTLQKNDIAAAISRTDVFDFLVDIIPRDELKEEGLGVTKATIPVVGSPADIPYYYVPPQHPVGPTGMIMGKPVDQAAMYVAQQPRPPMAFMPWPQTQTQQQQQSQQQQTDS; encoded by the coding sequence ATGGATCAATCAGAACAGACACAAaaacagcagcagcaacaacagcaGCCTGTGGTGGGAGTTTCCACAGGTGCCAACCAAATGGCTTATGCTGCTCCTAACTATCAAACTGCTGCCATGGTGGCTTCTGGAACTCCTGCCGTAGGCGTCCATTCCCCAACCCAGCCCCCCAACACTTTCTCCAATTCTTCACACCAGCTTGCCTACCAGCAAGCCCAGCATTTCCACCAccaacagcagcagcagcagcaacagcaacTTCAGATGTTCTGGGCCAACCAAATGCAAGAAATTGAGCAAACAAATGACTTCAAGAATCACAGCCTCCCACTTGCTCgtattaagaaaataatgaaagCTGATGAGGATGTCCGAATGATTTCAGCAGAGGCTCCAGTCATATTTGCGAAGGCATGTGAAATGTTCATCTTGGAACTGACTTTGCGCTCTTGGATCCATACAGAAGAGAACAAAAGGAGGACATTACAAAAGAATGATATTGCAGCTGCCATTTCCAGGACTGATGTCTTTGATTTCTTGGTTGATATTATTCCAAGAGATGAACTGAAAGAGGAGGGACTTGGGGTCACCAAGGCTACTATTCCAGTGGTAGGATCCCCTGCTGATATTCCATATTACTATGTCCCACCACAGCATCCTGTTGGACCTACGGGAATGATCATGGGAAAGCCAGTCGACCAAGCTGCAATGTATGTTGCACAACAGCCTCGACCACCTATGGCTTTCATGCCATGGCCACAGACACAAACTCAACAGCAGCAACAATCCCAGCAGCAGCAAACAGACTCTTGA